The following are from one region of the Arcobacter defluvii genome:
- the virB11 gene encoding P-type DNA transfer ATPase VirB11: MSRSLKIQTESIFGDFLADDSINEICANGDGSIWTQDYNGIWEEHKKEIPYKQMLAFAVPVASHKEDTIKANKPILSATLNNGERVQIVVPPVTKKDMLSITIRKPSKTRYTIEDYEKQGIFSNIIHEDDVQLTLDEVNLSKLYNDKKYKEFITEAVRIGKNIVIAGATGSGKTTFMKSLIDFIPLEERLITIEDTEEIVFYKHKNHVQLFYPSEAKEGDPVTSAILLKSCLRMKPNRILLAELRSGEAYDYLNVLNSGHGGSITSLHAGSVRETFTRLSLMILQNPQGQKLPFEIIQKNLNDVIDIVVHIQAHNGKRNISDIYYKGAKDEKYK, encoded by the coding sequence ATTTCAAGGTCTTTAAAAATACAAACAGAATCTATTTTTGGAGATTTCTTAGCCGATGATTCAATAAATGAAATATGTGCGAATGGAGATGGTAGCATTTGGACTCAAGATTATAATGGAATTTGGGAAGAGCATAAAAAAGAAATACCTTATAAGCAAATGTTAGCTTTTGCAGTTCCAGTTGCAAGTCATAAGGAAGATACTATAAAGGCTAATAAACCTATTTTATCTGCAACTCTAAACAATGGAGAAAGAGTACAGATAGTTGTTCCTCCTGTTACAAAAAAAGATATGTTATCAATTACTATTAGAAAACCATCTAAAACAAGATATACAATTGAAGATTATGAAAAACAAGGAATATTTAGTAATATAATACATGAAGATGATGTTCAATTAACTTTAGATGAAGTTAATTTATCTAAATTATATAATGATAAAAAATATAAAGAATTTATTACTGAAGCAGTAAGAATTGGAAAAAATATTGTTATTGCTGGAGCAACTGGGTCGGGTAAAACTACTTTTATGAAATCTCTAATTGATTTTATTCCTTTAGAAGAAAGATTAATAACAATAGAAGATACAGAAGAAATAGTTTTTTATAAACATAAAAATCATGTACAGTTATTTTATCCTTCTGAAGCAAAAGAAGGAGACCCTGTTACAAGTGCTATTTTATTAAAAAGTTGTCTGCGTATGAAACCTAATAGAATACTTTTAGCAGAGCTTCGAAGTGGAGAAGCTTATGATTATTTAAATGTTTTAAATTCAGGTCATGGAGGAAGTATTACTTCACTTCATGCTGGAAGTGTAAGAGAGACTTTTACACGACTTTCATTAATGATATTACAAAATCCACAAGGACAAAAATTACCCTTTGAAATTATCCAAAAAAACTTAAATGATGTAATTGATATTGTAGTACATATACAAGCACATAATGGTAAAAGAAATATAAGTGATATCTATTACAAAGGAGCTAAAGATGAAAAATATAAATAA
- a CDS encoding type IV secretion system protein, producing MGFFEYLGVWIDSLFDFIKNSSNTDVVQILSTLVGLTITLQIMFKSYQSFAGKSNEPVKELIWDITIRVLVVGVALNLNGYLDTIKTGMENLHNIMSGNTNLYAELDEKFNATTNLISKIWHEYSFLKSGHSIFATGLSIILVFLGFLFGIVPSFLIVVTTGITLKILLLIAPIVIFATLYPWFKNVFTQWLNIFITNLLTVYIVGILLSKFTEKYGDFIQKADNNFQTSDVLIIGFNALIMGTLLAGLLKVAISLADKIGTVSIETLSQKSLTNKDNFTNGKDALNTMQSTISAPKAGADFILNKMKGLNSKF from the coding sequence ATGGGATTCTTCGAATACTTAGGTGTATGGATAGATTCCCTTTTTGATTTTATAAAAAATTCTTCAAATACAGATGTTGTACAAATTCTTAGCACTTTAGTAGGATTAACAATCACGCTACAAATTATGTTTAAATCTTATCAGTCTTTTGCAGGTAAATCTAATGAGCCTGTGAAAGAGTTGATTTGGGATATTACGATTAGAGTTTTAGTAGTTGGTGTAGCTCTAAATTTAAATGGATACCTAGATACTATAAAAACAGGTATGGAAAATCTTCACAATATCATGTCGGGAAATACAAATTTATATGCAGAACTAGATGAAAAATTTAATGCTACGACGAATTTAATTTCAAAAATTTGGCATGAATATAGTTTTTTAAAATCTGGTCATTCAATCTTTGCAACAGGATTATCAATAATTTTAGTTTTTTTAGGTTTCTTGTTTGGAATAGTACCATCATTTTTAATTGTTGTTACAACAGGAATAACATTAAAAATCTTATTATTAATAGCTCCTATTGTTATTTTTGCTACATTATATCCTTGGTTCAAAAATGTTTTTACCCAATGGTTAAATATATTTATAACTAATCTTTTAACCGTATATATTGTTGGAATATTACTTAGTAAATTTACTGAGAAATATGGAGATTTTATTCAAAAAGCAGATAATAATTTCCAAACTTCAGATGTTTTAATTATTGGTTTTAATGCTTTAATAATGGGAACTCTTCTTGCTGGGCTTTTAAAAGTTGCAATATCTCTTGCAGATAAGATAGGAACTGTTAGTATAGAAACTTTATCCCAAAAATCTTTAACAAATAAGGATAATTTTACGAATGGAAAAGATGCATTAAACACTATGCAATCGACAATTTCAGCTCCAAAAGCTGGTGCAGATTTTATACTTAATAAAATGAAAGGGCTTAATTCTAAATTTTAA
- a CDS encoding type IV secretion system protein codes for MKKYLLSAILSTQLLFSAGIPVIDGVANAQAMAQNIKTIAEWAKEAERWANTVTHYQDQLKAYEDELLSKTGIRDTVSFVQDLNRLQSYAKIYGNDYLDLGAALANKNSMVGNQARQLFDKYNVFDRCSSSINKEACENKLEREVTTIATVQQTKTLVDKSAQNLENLSKKVSNTEDIKESQDIANAINIEIAQLQVVQMKMDMLDKQNNAVDKSEQEQTERYFASKVGVKPKY; via the coding sequence ATGAAAAAATATCTACTAAGTGCAATCTTGAGTACACAGTTATTATTTAGTGCTGGTATTCCTGTTATTGATGGAGTTGCAAATGCACAAGCAATGGCTCAGAATATAAAAACAATTGCAGAATGGGCAAAAGAAGCAGAAAGATGGGCAAATACTGTTACACATTATCAAGACCAGTTAAAAGCTTACGAAGATGAATTATTAAGTAAAACAGGTATTAGAGATACAGTAAGCTTTGTACAAGATTTAAACAGATTACAAAGTTATGCAAAAATTTATGGAAATGATTATTTAGATTTAGGTGCTGCATTAGCTAATAAGAACTCAATGGTTGGAAATCAAGCAAGACAATTATTTGATAAATACAATGTTTTTGATAGATGCTCAAGTAGTATTAATAAAGAAGCTTGTGAAAATAAACTAGAAAGAGAAGTAACAACAATAGCGACAGTTCAACAAACAAAAACACTTGTTGATAAATCAGCACAAAATTTAGAGAATTTATCAAAAAAAGTATCAAATACAGAAGATATAAAAGAAAGTCAAGATATTGCAAATGCAATAAATATTGAAATAGCTCAATTGCAAGTAGTTCAAATGAAAATGGATATGTTAGATAAACAAAATAATGCTGTTGATAAAAGTGAACAAGAACAAACAGAAAGATATTTTGCTTCAAAAGTTGGAGTGAAACCAAAATATTAA
- the virB9 gene encoding P-type conjugative transfer protein VirB9, giving the protein MKKTILIYFLTITILFAIEVPKSTVFDKRVVYTDFNKDDVFQIYAKNGYTTVIQFADDERILDMASGFSNGWDFQDRRNFIFIKPKAYESTFAVDEYGETVKKTTIIEPTPIEWKTNLIVLTNKREYIFNLDLNVEKNSFFKFTFNYPLEKLKKEDIKQQLAKAESEKQDIQVELNRTAVPRNWDYYMNINPESESIAPSFAYDDGLFTYLGFDNTKDMPSIFLYENEKESILNTHVKKEGNYDVLVIQKTAKQMILRSGKRIIGILNKSFGVNPLEDFKNTNSPNIERVLNGK; this is encoded by the coding sequence ATGAAAAAAACAATTTTAATTTATTTTTTAACAATTACAATACTTTTTGCAATAGAAGTTCCTAAAAGTACAGTTTTTGATAAAAGAGTAGTTTATACTGACTTTAATAAAGATGATGTATTTCAAATATATGCAAAAAATGGATATACAACAGTAATCCAATTTGCAGATGATGAAAGGATTCTTGATATGGCTTCAGGTTTTTCAAATGGATGGGATTTTCAAGATAGAAGAAATTTTATATTTATAAAACCTAAAGCTTATGAATCAACTTTTGCAGTTGATGAATATGGTGAAACAGTAAAAAAAACAACAATAATTGAACCAACTCCGATTGAATGGAAAACAAATTTAATAGTTTTAACAAATAAAAGAGAATATATCTTTAATCTTGATTTAAATGTTGAAAAGAATAGCTTTTTTAAATTTACTTTTAATTATCCTTTAGAGAAATTAAAAAAAGAAGATATAAAACAACAACTTGCAAAAGCTGAGTCTGAAAAGCAAGATATTCAAGTAGAATTAAATAGAACAGCTGTTCCTCGAAATTGGGATTATTATATGAATATTAATCCTGAAAGCGAGAGTATTGCTCCTTCATTTGCATATGACGATGGTCTATTCACATATCTTGGATTTGACAATACAAAAGATATGCCCTCTATTTTTTTATATGAAAATGAAAAAGAGAGTATTTTAAATACTCATGTTAAAAAAGAAGGTAATTATGATGTTTTAGTAATTCAAAAAACAGCTAAACAGATGATTTTAAGAAGTGGTAAGAGAATAATTGGAATTTTAAATAAAAGTTTTGGAGTTAATCCTCTTGAAGATTTTAAAAATACTAATTCACCTAATATAGAAAGAGTTCTAAATGGAAAATAA
- a CDS encoding virB8 family protein → MKEKKYITESNYKEDDALDYETSRNYLIISSNKRAWLVAGASLFVAVLLAIALATLIPLKRVDLAVVKVDKNGFIDIITNLDEQIITKDEALDKHFIGKYVKTREQYFYNTLNQDYENVQMYSNKDVSNVYVKQMTETKTGKLDTLKNKFEIEAEILSIVLNDSNGTKTSTVRVELKEKDVTTNSVAVITKVITLTYEYINLKQNAKQRLENPLGFIVNSYRIDDEIKRVDDEIKEESK, encoded by the coding sequence ATGAAAGAAAAAAAATATATAACTGAAAGTAATTATAAAGAAGATGATGCTTTAGATTACGAAACTTCTCGGAATTATTTAATTATTAGTAGTAACAAAAGAGCTTGGCTTGTAGCTGGAGCATCTCTATTTGTTGCTGTTTTGTTAGCTATTGCATTAGCAACATTAATACCTTTAAAAAGAGTTGATTTAGCAGTAGTTAAAGTTGATAAAAATGGCTTTATAGACATTATAACAAATTTAGATGAACAAATTATAACAAAAGATGAAGCACTAGATAAACATTTTATAGGTAAATATGTAAAAACTAGAGAACAATATTTTTATAATACTTTAAATCAAGATTATGAGAATGTTCAAATGTATTCAAATAAAGATGTATCAAATGTATATGTAAAACAAATGACAGAAACCAAAACTGGAAAGCTTGATACTTTAAAAAATAAATTTGAAATTGAAGCTGAAATTTTATCTATTGTTCTAAATGATAGCAATGGTACTAAAACAAGTACAGTAAGAGTTGAATTAAAAGAAAAAGATGTAACAACAAATTCAGTTGCTGTTATTACTAAGGTTATTACATTAACTTATGAATATATAAATTTGAAACAAAATGCAAAACAAAGATTAGAAAATCCTTTAGGATTTATAGTTAATTCTTATCGTATAGATGATGAAATAAAAAGAGTAGATGATGAAATAAAAGAGGAAAGTAAATGA
- a CDS encoding cag pathogenicity island Cag12 family protein — MNKKILLSLTTLVVLGTGCSNKIPNAQPVKWQKDSALTINQEFLLTKEFKVPKDPILDKQNWTFQAHAEKQGKYLFKNEDISKIFLVGHNASEIILIGREDLINEYKNYFLENQVTANIKLQAVKPIHKDYNKVNILFFNTISK, encoded by the coding sequence ATGAATAAAAAAATATTACTAAGCTTAACAACTTTAGTAGTTTTAGGTACAGGTTGTTCAAACAAAATACCAAACGCTCAACCAGTTAAATGGCAAAAAGATAGTGCATTAACTATAAATCAAGAATTTTTATTAACAAAAGAGTTTAAAGTTCCAAAAGACCCAATATTAGACAAACAAAATTGGACTTTTCAAGCTCATGCAGAAAAACAAGGAAAATATCTTTTTAAAAATGAAGATATATCTAAAATATTTTTAGTTGGACATAACGCAAGTGAAATTATTTTAATTGGGAGAGAAGATTTAATAAATGAGTATAAAAACTATTTTTTAGAAAATCAAGTTACAGCTAATATAAAACTCCAAGCAGTAAAACCTATACATAAAGACTATAATAAAGTAAATATACTTTTCTTTAATACTATTAGTAAGTAA
- a CDS encoding type IV secretory system conjugative DNA transfer family protein, producing MKNINKGSLLFFVFSVIFFTYLTSGLLIFFLNGYFNLNLFKLINNNYDLLFTYKAIINNYPRIWEAIFYSASFYSVVFFILILLPNKKSLHGEARFANRNEIKKMGLFQDKGLVVGKLESGELLKWKSSEFLALGAPTRSGKGVGIVIPNLMEWEESCVVLDIKQECFDFSSKYRRDILGQEVYLFNPFDFRTHRYNPLTYIDLENETTRDNDLLDFVNLLYPADGDSTTVFFNQLAQNLFIGLAYLYKDLALTKNGREFLEEHNLNVEWSMCGLLNLSAGFDLSIPSEEEEDTKITGLDDTFEYLEHLEIISKPTKEKLNSYFTIDSQNTKSGVMSSFNAPLMIYRNQPITTATATSDFDLRDLRKKRMTIFIGITPDKLAIARPILNIFFSQLLSVNTKELPQKNPDLKYTCLLLLDEFTSIGNMPILKKGVSYIASFHLRILMIFQAISQLEARTPDGYDKEGANTLLQNMGVKIYYTPNEFEEAEKISKRLGDTTFKAISKSYNHGKFLEAGSSSHSVSEQKRALMLPQELMELSQSKALLMMNYQKPILCNKAFYYNDEYFINKFRQVSPFMKSIKNPNHKDWEKMLQLNETNIEIPIQTLNNNS from the coding sequence ATGAAAAATATAAATAAAGGAAGTTTATTATTTTTTGTTTTCTCTGTAATATTTTTTACATATTTAACATCAGGTCTTTTAATCTTTTTTTTAAATGGATATTTTAATCTTAATTTATTCAAATTGATTAACAATAATTATGATTTATTATTTACTTATAAAGCAATTATTAATAATTATCCAAGAATTTGGGAAGCTATATTTTATAGTGCTTCATTTTATAGTGTAGTTTTTTTTATTTTAATACTTTTACCAAACAAAAAAAGCTTACATGGAGAAGCTCGTTTTGCAAATAGAAATGAAATAAAAAAGATGGGTCTTTTTCAAGACAAAGGTTTAGTTGTTGGAAAATTAGAAAGTGGTGAACTTCTTAAATGGAAGAGTAGTGAGTTTCTAGCTTTAGGAGCTCCTACAAGAAGTGGTAAAGGTGTTGGTATAGTTATACCCAACTTAATGGAATGGGAAGAAAGTTGTGTTGTTTTAGATATAAAACAAGAATGTTTCGATTTTTCAAGTAAATATAGAAGAGATATCTTAGGACAAGAAGTTTATTTATTTAATCCTTTTGACTTTAGAACTCATAGATACAATCCTTTAACTTATATAGATTTAGAAAATGAAACAACAAGAGATAATGACCTATTAGACTTTGTGAATTTACTTTATCCAGCTGATGGAGATAGTACAACAGTTTTCTTTAACCAATTAGCTCAAAATCTTTTTATAGGTCTTGCATATCTTTATAAAGATTTAGCACTAACAAAGAATGGAAGAGAATTTTTAGAGGAACATAATTTAAATGTCGAATGGTCTATGTGTGGTTTATTAAATTTAAGTGCTGGATTTGATTTATCAATTCCAAGTGAAGAGGAAGAAGATACAAAAATTACAGGGCTTGATGATACTTTTGAATATTTAGAACATTTAGAAATAATTTCTAAACCGACTAAAGAAAAATTGAATAGCTATTTTACAATAGATAGCCAAAATACTAAATCAGGAGTTATGAGTTCTTTTAATGCTCCACTAATGATATATAGGAATCAACCAATAACAACTGCAACAGCAACAAGTGATTTTGATTTAAGAGATTTAAGAAAGAAAAGAATGACTATTTTTATAGGTATAACACCTGATAAACTTGCTATTGCAAGACCTATTTTAAATATCTTTTTTTCGCAATTACTTAGTGTAAATACAAAAGAGTTACCACAAAAAAATCCTGATTTAAAATATACTTGTTTATTGTTATTAGATGAGTTCACAAGCATTGGGAATATGCCAATTCTTAAAAAAGGTGTTTCATATATTGCTAGTTTCCATTTAAGAATTTTGATGATATTTCAAGCAATATCTCAACTTGAAGCTAGAACTCCTGATGGATATGATAAAGAGGGAGCTAATACCCTACTTCAAAATATGGGAGTAAAAATTTATTACACACCTAACGAATTTGAAGAAGCTGAAAAAATTTCAAAAAGATTAGGAGATACAACATTTAAAGCAATTTCTAAATCTTATAATCACGGTAAGTTTTTAGAAGCTGGAAGTTCTTCTCATTCTGTTAGTGAACAAAAAAGAGCCTTAATGTTACCACAAGAACTTATGGAGTTATCACAAAGTAAAGCTTTATTAATGATGAATTATCAAAAACCTATATTATGTAATAAAGCTTTTTATTACAATGATGAATATTTTATTAATAAATTTAGACAAGTTTCACCTTTTATGAAAAGTATTAAAAATCCTAATCATAAAGATTGGGAAAAAATGCTTCAGTTAAATGAAACTAATATAGAGATTCCTATTCAAACACTAAATAATAATTCTTAG
- the virB10 gene encoding type IV secretion system protein VirB10, whose product MENNTNNEELSIKKEEINIMNHNKSELVDNKNSTVKKLQFYIIMILGFIVTILIIYSLFKNIIINYNKKDEVKKIETANVKVLKKEDIPLEKTILFPPAEWKTKEVEDKKEEKIETTDNMFSVTPKEPLFKAKIIKGSTGTLVINNNDLNSKEQNNYKQQIDELVANQQNIKEEDSNKNFTGDTFVPTAAKMNEFNPDLLLPKGSFISCSLDTRFVSAIEGNTSCTVSNNIYSSNGNVLLIEKGSKLFGNFKGGETNDGTSRYLVIWQEVRTPNHLRIPLYSGATDELGASGLEGEIDHKWLMRFGSSIMLSAVDDLFNVLAYKLTNSNNNDDDIDYSENTRDNASNMATIALEKFINIKPTIYKQHGDLIGVYVNRDVDFSKVYKLEKK is encoded by the coding sequence ATGGAAAATAATACTAATAATGAAGAATTATCTATTAAAAAAGAAGAAATAAATATTATGAATCATAATAAAAGTGAATTAGTTGATAATAAAAATTCAACTGTAAAAAAATTACAGTTTTATATAATTATGATACTTGGTTTTATAGTTACTATTTTGATTATTTATTCATTATTTAAAAATATTATAATTAATTATAATAAAAAAGATGAAGTAAAAAAGATAGAGACGGCTAATGTAAAGGTTCTAAAAAAAGAAGATATTCCTTTAGAAAAAACTATATTATTTCCACCAGCTGAATGGAAAACTAAAGAAGTTGAAGATAAAAAAGAAGAAAAAATAGAAACTACTGACAATATGTTTTCAGTAACACCTAAAGAACCTCTTTTTAAAGCAAAAATAATAAAAGGTTCAACGGGTACTTTAGTTATTAATAATAATGATTTAAATTCCAAAGAGCAGAACAATTATAAACAACAAATAGATGAGTTAGTTGCTAATCAACAAAATATTAAAGAAGAAGATAGTAATAAAAATTTTACAGGGGATACATTTGTTCCAACTGCTGCTAAAATGAATGAATTTAATCCTGATTTACTTTTGCCAAAAGGTTCTTTTATTAGTTGTAGTTTAGATACACGATTTGTTTCTGCTATTGAAGGAAATACATCTTGTACAGTTAGCAACAATATTTACAGTTCAAATGGAAATGTTCTATTAATAGAAAAAGGTTCAAAACTTTTTGGAAATTTTAAAGGTGGTGAAACAAACGATGGAACAAGTAGATATTTAGTTATTTGGCAAGAAGTAAGAACACCTAATCATTTAAGAATACCTTTATATAGTGGAGCAACAGATGAACTTGGAGCATCTGGACTTGAAGGAGAGATTGACCATAAATGGTTAATGAGATTCGGTAGTTCAATAATGTTAAGTGCCGTTGATGATTTATTTAATGTTTTAGCTTATAAGTTAACAAATTCTAATAATAATGATGATGATATAGATTATAGCGAGAACACAAGAGATAATGCTTCAAATATGGCAACAATTGCTCTTGAAAAATTTATAAATATAAAACCAACTATTTATAAACAACATGGTGATTTAATAGGTGTTTATGTAAATAGAGATGTTGATTTTTCAAAAGTTTACAAACTTGAAAAAAAGTAG
- a CDS encoding toprim domain-containing protein, which produces MALNADKEQVMNAISSLGYKVFKNGSFHWNSSDTPDMKICDDGSIHCWTTSPFKKILKTTIGEKVIKTENYGNHGDLIAFIQLTNTNMDFPEAQEEAYKLLNLELPSLNAYEGHYSNTIKKDGFISKEFMKEFEKQRVENFDRYKELLKEALPSLNFDKQKKIALMYQIGYIKQSDRLCMPILDDYGNILTLWKYNKNPKPFFNTDGKEIKLSKVLFSKGRKRTTFNLADLKEYRKDKSIEVYLCGGEKDVLNMVGNGYRAVTLGAENNDIPKEHLELFKDLKIIVAYDYDKAGQEGTAKMLEQLKNVAKSVKSWNWEDEAKKHKLQLFKGFDMTDLLVFISEKIRKNKEIKI; this is translated from the coding sequence ATGGCTTTAAATGCAGATAAAGAACAAGTGATGAATGCAATTTCATCACTTGGCTACAAAGTATTTAAAAATGGTAGTTTCCATTGGAATAGTTCAGATACTCCTGATATGAAAATTTGTGATGATGGAAGTATTCATTGCTGGACTACTTCACCATTTAAAAAAATTTTAAAAACAACTATTGGTGAAAAGGTTATAAAAACAGAAAATTATGGGAATCATGGTGATTTAATAGCTTTTATACAACTCACAAATACTAATATGGATTTTCCTGAAGCTCAAGAAGAAGCTTACAAATTATTAAATTTAGAACTACCATCTTTAAATGCTTATGAAGGACATTATTCTAACACAATAAAAAAAGATGGTTTTATTAGTAAAGAGTTTATGAAAGAGTTTGAAAAGCAAAGAGTAGAAAACTTTGATAGGTACAAAGAGTTATTAAAAGAAGCCTTACCTTCTTTAAATTTTGATAAACAAAAAAAAATAGCATTAATGTACCAAATTGGCTATATAAAACAATCAGATAGATTATGTATGCCCATTCTTGATGACTATGGAAATATCTTAACCCTTTGGAAATATAACAAAAATCCTAAACCTTTTTTTAATACAGATGGCAAAGAAATTAAATTATCTAAAGTTTTATTTTCTAAAGGTAGAAAAAGAACGACTTTTAATCTTGCAGATTTAAAAGAGTATCGAAAAGATAAATCAATTGAAGTATATCTATGTGGGGGAGAAAAAGATGTTTTAAATATGGTTGGTAATGGTTATAGAGCTGTTACTTTAGGAGCTGAAAATAATGATATTCCAAAAGAACATTTGGAACTATTTAAAGATTTAAAAATCATAGTCGCTTATGACTATGATAAAGCTGGGCAAGAGGGAACAGCTAAGATGTTGGAACAATTAAAAAATGTTGCAAAAAGTGTAAAATCTTGGAACTGGGAAGATGAAGCAAAAAAACATAAATTGCAACTTTTTAAAGGTTTCGATATGACTGATTTATTAGTATTTATTAGTGAAAAGATTAGAAAAAATAAGGAAATAAAAATATGA